A DNA window from Macadamia integrifolia cultivar HAES 741 chromosome 4, SCU_Mint_v3, whole genome shotgun sequence contains the following coding sequences:
- the LOC122076500 gene encoding uncharacterized protein LOC122076500: MASSSGWMENMASIASRIYFFLIILQIPLFRVPCRSGMCTTPLEVTSSQLIATEICPAVVVKALLYPGVVANGIINNTTIPKWDNILNIYNLTNVKEASPEVDLKRLEVLAGSYFAVAGAIVGLMKRGRMSMFGTLLVIWGLVKEGFLGKSVNTDPTKPVYIYPTMVIALVCALASVKYDLKKITSSAPVRPIAKPLKSSAKSKLK, encoded by the exons ATGGCTTCTTCAAGCGGATGGATGGAGAACATGGCTTCGATTGCTTCTCGCATCTATTTTTTCCTCATAATCCTTCAGATACCTCTCTTCAG GGTCCCATGTCGATCAGGGATGTGTACCACACCATTAGAGGTGACTTCTTCACAGTTGATAGCAACTGAGATTTGCCCTGCAGTTGTAGTGAAGGCTCTTCTCTACCCTGGTGTTGTTGCTAATGGTATCATCAACAATACGACCATCCCCAAATGGGATAACATACTCAATATCTATAACTTGACAAATGTAAAAGAAGCTTCACCAGAGGTTGACCTCAAGCGCCTTGAG GTTCTTGCAGGCAGCTACTTCGCTGTGGCAGGAGCTATTGTGGGTTTGATGAAACGAGGAAGGATGAGCATGTTTGGGACACTTCTTGTCATTTGGGGTCTTGTGAAGGAAGGGTTCCTTGGAAAATCTGTTAACACAGATCCTACGAAACCCGTTTACATATACCCAACAATGGTAATTGCTCTGGTTTGTGCACTTGCATCTGTAAAGTATGATTTGAAGAAGATTACCAGCAGTGCACCAGTCCGTCCTATTGCCAAACCTCTGAAAAGCTCTGCAAAGTCAAAGCTGAAATGA
- the LOC122077107 gene encoding zinc finger CCCH domain-containing protein 34-like yields MEDEIQKRNTDCVYFLASPLTCKKGIECEYRHSDSARLNPRDCWYWLSGNCLNPTCAFRHPPLEAHTEVLSDPTPSLHQSSVPVNKTSVPCYFYFSGYCNKGDRCSFLHGPPNGANSGTKSTKSTGVVADVHHIENKTSTGSDAGAASIVTLPNPSEITSKPALSIQSGHDNQESVPNTVVERSPSPEISVPECEEVRIKSENPLPTEDFIEGGSPSCQEQSSEEHAAAGPIVPEEWWESSPGFDVLVDDGSENLGYEDDPEYLLAPDGDARELHNHLLQYDYEDPAAYDPMEYTDAGNLYKHGHYESYEHLESDDISDYIHRGSDHSRMVDPILFPKRKFLPRDPEIDGKNSVDLRDRLRKRRRMDSRLMSRNPRRHGSAHLNDRMRERPGRHGMADPLHGRLASEVGKNTIGSHGDKVAGPNDNHRGRFTHSQLRQNRSRHRERERRRQGRPEFLPSEVSRGTAPRDRRHMQESSEFSGPKTLDQIREEKRKARENKNGFGSTARSKRTSSVDFQGPKPLSEILKDKRKHWSEDDENSSSRSRHGNGEPGKGHDYINKDENFVDEDDEDDDGLEKKLAAIFS; encoded by the exons atggaagatgaaatacAGAAGCGCAACACTGACTGCGTGTACTTCTTGGCTTCTCCCCTTACCTGCAAGAAG GGGATTGAGTGTGAGTATCGGCATAGTGATAGTGCAAGGCTCAATCCGAGAGATTGCTGGTACTGGTTGAGTGGGAATTGCCTCAACCCAACCTGTGCTTTTCGACATCCG CCATTAGAAGCGCATACTGAAGTTTTATCAGACCCTACTCCCTCTCTCCATCAGTCATCTGTGCCGGTAAACAAGACCAGTGTCCcctgttatttttatttcagtggATATTGTAACAAAGGCGACAGATGCTCTTTCTTGCATGGTCCTCCTAATGGTGCTAATTCTGGTACGAAATCCACAAAATCCACTGGTGTGGTCGCTGATGTCCATCATATTGAAAATAAGACATCAACAGGAAGTGATGCTGGTGCGGCATCAATAGTGACCCTTCCTAACCCATCTGAAATCACTTCCAAGCCTGCATTGAGCATACAGTCTGGGCACGATAATCAAGAATCGGTTCCTAATACAGTTGTGGAGCGTAGCCCATCCCCTGAGATATCTGTGCCTGAGTGTGAAGAAGTAAGGATCAAGTCAGAAAACCCACTTCCTACAGAAGATTTTATTGAAGGTGGATCCCCTTCATGCCAAGAACAGAGTTCTGAGGAGCATGCAGCTGCTGGTCCCATTGTACCAGAGGAGTGGTGGGAATCATCACCTGGATTTGATGTACTTGTGGATGATGGATCAGAGAATTTGGGCTATGAGGATGATCCTGAGTACTTGCTTGCCCCTGATGGTGATGCAAGGGAGCTGCATAACCATTTGCTCCAGTATGATTACGAAGATCCAGCTGCTTATGATCCAATGGAATACACAGATGCAGGAAATTTGTACAAACATGGTCATTATGAATCTTATGAGCATTTGGAGAGCGATGATATATCTGATTATATCCATAGAGGCTCTGACCACTCGAGGATGGTAGATCCTATATTGTTCCCGAAGAGGAAATTCTTGCCTAGGGATCCTGAAATTGATGGGAAGAATAGTGTGGATCTTAGAGATCGCCTGAGGAAACGGAGGAGGATGGATAGTCGTCTGATGTCCAGAAACCCAAGAAGGCATGGCTCAGCTCACCTGAATGACCGGATGAGGGAACGGCCTGGAAGGCACGGAATGGCGGACCCTCTTCATGGAAGACTGGCATCTGAAGTGGGAAAGAACACGATAGGGTCTCATGGTGATAAGGTTGCTGGGCCAAATGACAACCACAGAGGTAGGTTTACACATTCGCAGTTAAGGCAAAATAGGTCCAGGCAcagagagagggaaagaagaaggcaGGGAAGGCCTGAGTTTCTTCCCTCCGAAGTTTCGAGGGGCACAGCTCCTAGGGACAGGAGACATATGCAGGAGTCTTCTGAGTTTAGTGGACCAAAAACCCTTGACCaaatcagagaagaaaagagaaaggcgAGGGAAAACAAAAATGGCTTTGGGAGCACAGCGCGATCAAAAAGAACATCATCTGTGGACTTCCAGGGCCCTAAACCTCTTAGTGAAATCCTCAAGGACAAGAGGAAGCATTGGTCAGAAGACGATGAGAATTCTAGCAGCAGGTCAAGGCATGGCAATGGTGAGCCTGGTAAGGGGCATGATTATATAAACAAAGACGAGAACTTTGTagatgaggatgatgaagatgatgatgggcTTGAGAAGAAGCTTGCTGCCATATTCTCTTGA